The Amycolatopsis sp. NBC_01480 genome segment TCGCCGCGGAGCTGGGGGAGTGGCTCGAGCACGCGCTCGAACTGGCGGCGCTGGACGACGACCAGCTGTCCGCCGAGATCCGCCGGCCCGGGCGCTCGCTGGAGCGGATGCGGCGGCGGATGCACCACAAGGACGCCTGGATCGTGGACGACGACGCGTTCGCCCAGGCCGTCGGGCGGGTGCGCCGCGAGCTGGTGGACGGCCTGCTGGCGGACAGCTTCGACGGCTCGATCGAGGCCGAGCAGGCGACCGCGGCGTTCTCGGCCAACTGGACCTCAAGGCTGGTCGACGGGGTGATCGTGGCGTCCTCGCCGTCGATCCGCTCCGGGCACGTCTCGCTGCGGCCCGCGCAGTGGCACGAGGTGCAGGTGCTCAAGTTCGTGCACCGCCGGTTCGTGCTGCTGCGCGCGGACCTCGCGCTGCACCAGCGGGGCCAGGCCGAGCTGGTGACCAACCTGGTCGACGCGTTCGACGCGTGGCTGCAGGACCGTGACGAGGAGTCCCGCCTGCCGCGGCGCCTGCACGACCTGGTCGAGCTGGCGCACGGGGAGTACAGCCTCGTCGCGCGCACGTCGCCCGAACTGCTGGTCGGCGCGACCGGCGAACGGGTGCAGGGCGCCGACGCCGTCCGCAACCTCGCGCGCGGGCGCGCGGTGGTCGACTTCGTGGCTTCGCTGACCGACAAACAGGCCGTCTCGGTGCTCGACGCGCTGTCCGGGCGGGCCGATCAGCCGTGGTCGGACTCGTTTGTCCTCTGACTGTCCGCCGGCCGCTGCCGAACGGCCTACGACGACCGGGGGGTAGCGGGTGATTACCTGCCCTATGTCACCCTAACGGCTGATTTTTACCCAGACGCACAGTACTTAGCTAAGGCCAGCCGGTGATCACCGGCATTGGCCAGCGTGAGTCGGGGCACGCGGTGCGAGATTCGGAGGCGCACGTGCGTCGAAGCCGTTCTACCCAAGCCGCCAGAGCCGGAAGACCCAGAAGAGACACGCGGAGCCGGGCGGCCGTCCTGGCCGCCGGCGCCGCTGCCCTGCTTGCCGCGCTGGGCGTGGCCGCCCCGCCCGCGGGCGCGGCGACCCCGTCCACATCGGACACGTTCTCCGCCACCGCCGCCAGCCAGATCGCCGCGCTCCAGGCGGTGAAAACCGGGCAGACCGCCGTCGAGTCCAAAATGGACAGCCGATTGCTGGTCGAGCAGAAGCTCCAGGCCCGGCGGCTCAGCGCGGCGGCCGTGCCCGCGCTGAAGGCGGGCGACGTCTCCGCCGCCGGCACCGCGCTCGTGGACATCCGCGCCACCAAGGTCACCGACGGGCTGGTCGGCGACCTGCGCACGGCGGGCGCGGGCATCCGGTCGCTTTCGGACCGGGAGGCGAGCATCCGCGCCGAGGTGCCGCTCTCGGCGTTGCCCGCGATTGCCGCGCGCACCGACGTGAAACGGGTCGAGACCGCCGACCAGGCGATCACCGCCCGCGAGGTCGAGCACCCGGCCGCGCCGGGCAAGGCCGCCCCGGCCGAGACCAAACAGCAGAAGAGCGCCCGCATCGAGGGCGCGTTGAAGCAGGCGCTCGCGGCGAAGGGCCAGCGCTCCGCCGCCGCGGCCACCATCACCAGTGAGGGCGACCGCGCGCACAATGCGGACCTCGCCCGCCAGCAGTTCGGCGTCACCGGCACCGGCGTGAAGGCCTGCGCGCTGTCCGACGGCGTCGACTCCCTCGCCGTCTCGCAGGCGAAGGGCGAACTGCCCGCGAACGTCGACGTCCCCGCGGGCCAGGCCGGCTCGGGCGACGAGGGCACCGCGATGCTCGAAATCCTCCACGACCTCGCGCCCAACGCCTCGCTCGGCTTCGCCTCGGCCTTCCAGTCGGACGCCAGCTTCGCCGACAACATCCGCACGCTCCGCTTCCAGTCGCACTGCGACGTGATCGTCGACGACGTCATCTACTTCGCGGAATCCCCGTTCCAGGACGGGATGATCGCCCGGGCCGTGAACGACGTGACCGCCGACGGCGCGCTCTACTTCTCCTCCGCGGGCAACGAGGGCAACGTCGCGGACGGCACCTCCGCGCACTGGGAAGGCGACTTCGCCGACTCCGGCAAGACGGTCGGCAAGTTCGCCGGCACCGCGCACAACTTCGCGGGCGCCGCGGGCAACCAGGTCTTCGAGCCGATCTCCGACGCCTCGTCCGCCGGTGTCCCGGTGACGCTGCACTGGTCCGACCCGCTCGGCGCGGCCTCGGACGACTACGACCTCTACCTGCTCGACGCCGCCGGCAACGTGGTCAGCTTCAGCCAGAACGTGCAGAACGGCACCCAGGACCCGTTCGAGGTCCTGTCCACTCCGCTGTTCGGCGGCACCGGGCTGCGGCTCGCCGTGGTCAAGTTCGCCGGCCAGGGACGCTACCTGTCGATCACCGCGTTCAACAGCCGGTTCCGGGACTCGGCCGACGGCCTGAAGGCCTACAGCACCCCGGGCGCCGTGGTCGGCCACTCGTCCGCGCGCACCGCGTTCGCCGTCGCCGCCGCGCCCGCCGGGGCCGCGTTCGGCCGCCCGCTGGAGCCGGGCGACCCGGCGAACCCGGCCGGGCCGTTCCCGGCCGCGTTCTCCGGCGCCAGCAAGGCCGAGCGGTTCAGCTCCGACGGTCCGCGGCGGATGTTCTACGAGGCCGACGGCACGCCCATCACCCCGGGCAACGTCTCCTCGACCGGTGGTGAGGTGCGGGGCAAGCCCGAGATCACCGCGGCCGACGGCGTGCGCACCTCGGTGAGCGGGTTCGACCCGTTCTTCGGCACCTCCGCGGCCGCGCCGCACGCCGCGGGAATTGCGGCTCTGGTGCTGTCCGGCAACCCCGGACTGTCCTCATCGGACGTTCGCGACGCGTTCCTGAACACCGCCGTCGACATCGAGGCGCCCGGCACGGACAACCTGACCGGCGCGGGCGTCGTCCTCGCCGACAAGGTGCTCGCCTACACCGGGGCCACCCCGCAGCCGTACGCCCAGGCCCAGACGCCGACGGTCAAGACGGCCAGTGGCGGCTCCTCGCTGAACCCGGGCGACACCGCCAAGGTGACGCTGCCGGTGACCAACATCGGTGACGGCGCCGCGTCGTCCACCAGCGTCGTGCTCACCAGCCCGACCCCGGGCGTCACGATCACGCCGCGCATCAAGGCGTACGGCACGATCAGCCCGGGCCAGACCGGTGTGAACGACTTCACCGTGACCGTGCCGGCGAGCCAGCAGCTCGGCGTCCCGGTGGTGCTGGCCGCCAAGGTCAGTTTCGTGGGCTCGCTGTCGCCGGTCACCAGCACGTTCCCGCTCGGGGTCGGCACCCCGTCGCCGGTGGCGCAGACCTTCGCCTACACCGGCCCGGCGGTGGCGATCCCGGACAACTCGCCGCTCGGCGCCTCGGTGCCGCTCGTGGTGAGCGGGGTCGGGCCTGCGTCGAAGGTGTCGGTCTCGATCGACGGCGCCACCTGCACCACCGCCGAGGGCGCGACGACGGTCGGCATCGACCACACGTACGTGGCCGATCTGGCCGGCACGCTGGTCTCGCCCTCGGGCGCGACGGCGACGCTGTTCCAGCACGCCGGCAGCAGCGCCAACAACCTGTGCCAGGTGGTGTTCGACGATTCGGCGGCGAAGCTGTTCAGCTCCGTCAGCTCGGTGGACGCGCCGTTCACCGGCACGTACAAGCCGGTGAACGCGCAGACCGGACTGAACGGCCTCGGCACGGCCGACGGCACGTGGACGTTCAAGGCTGTCGACAACGCGGTCGGTGACACCGGCTCGATCCGCAGCGTTTCCCTGCACGTCAACGGCTTCGTCGGCGCCGCTCCGGCGCCGGGCCAGGCTGCCGGGGTGCACCAGTCGGTGAGCACGGGACCGGTCCACCCGGTCAACGCCCTCGCCTGATCCTGAAAGGGCCGTCAAGGACTCCTTACCCGCGCTCGACGCGGGTAAGGAGTCCTTGACGGCGTTCGGCGGTCGGCAGGGCGGGATGGCCGTACGGTTGCCCCATGGCGAAGGCACGTCAGGTCGCGGGTGGCGGGCGGGCCGTCGAGGTGGCACCGGACCGGCTGGACGGCTGGTTCACGCGCTTCGCGGAGCGCAACGACGGCGTCCGGACGACCGTGCTCGGCGCCCGTGAAGTGTGCGTGACGGCGGGCAACGGTGTCACGGCGACCGCAACTGTCCCGTTCGGACCGTTGGCCGTGACGGGGGAGCGCGAGGGGCTGGCCGTAGAGCCGTTCGTGGCCCACGTGCTCGTGCCGCGGCTGATCGCGCTGCTGCTGGTGCGCCTGGGCGGGCACAGCCTCGGCCTCGCCCGCGGCGGGGTGGTGGTGCTCTCGCGCACCGACCGGCACCTGGTGCACGGCCGGTCCGCGACCGGCGGCTGGTCGCAGCAGCGGTTCGCGCGCCGTCGCGCGGGACAGGCGCGCACGGCGCTGGCCACGGCCGCCCAGGACGCCTTCGAAGTCCTCGTGCCCCGACTGTCCGAAGTGGACGCAGTGGTGCTCGGCGGCGACCGGCACGCGCTGGACCGGCTGCGCGCGGATCGCCGGCTCGCGCCGTTGTTCGCCCGCGCGGAGCCCCGGGTGCTTGAAATTGCCGAGCCGCGGCGAACCGTGCTCGAAGACGCGGCGGAGCAGGCGATCTCCGTGGAACTGGTGCTGCGTGAGAGGTGAACGCCCGGTGAAGCCGGAGTGAGACCGGCCACGGGGCGCAAAACCCGTGGACGGCGACCCGTACACTCGATCTCGTGGAAATCCTGCTGGAGTAGCGGCCGCACCGGACACCCGTGCCGAAACCGGGTGGTGCCGGTGCCCGAAGCTGTCCACGCCCACCCCCGAATCCGGGAGTTTCCCTTGATCACGGCCACTGGCCTAGAGCTGCGCGCCGGCTCGCGCATCCTGCTCAACGGCGCCACCGTCCGCATCCAGCCCGGCGACCGCATCGGCCTGGTCGGCCGCAACGGCGCCGGCAAGACCACCTCGCTGAAGGTGCTCGCCGGCGAGGGCGAGCCGCACGCCGGCGACGTCCGTCGCAGCGGCGAGCTGGGCTACCTGCCGCAGGACCCGCGCGAGGGCGACCTGTCCGTCACGGCGAAGGACCGCGTGCTGTCCGCGCGCGGGCTCGACACGCTGCTGCGCGACATGGAGAAGGCGCAGACGGCGATGTCGGAGCTGGTCGACGAGCGCCAGCGCGACAAGGCCATCAACCGCTACAGCCGGCTCGAGGAGCGCTTCGCGTCCCTGGGCGGGTACGCCGCGGAGAGCGAGGCCGCGCGCATCTGCTCGAACCTGGGCCTGGCCGACCGCGTGCTGGCGCA includes the following:
- a CDS encoding S8 family serine peptidase — translated: MAAPPAGAATPSTSDTFSATAASQIAALQAVKTGQTAVESKMDSRLLVEQKLQARRLSAAAVPALKAGDVSAAGTALVDIRATKVTDGLVGDLRTAGAGIRSLSDREASIRAEVPLSALPAIAARTDVKRVETADQAITAREVEHPAAPGKAAPAETKQQKSARIEGALKQALAAKGQRSAAAATITSEGDRAHNADLARQQFGVTGTGVKACALSDGVDSLAVSQAKGELPANVDVPAGQAGSGDEGTAMLEILHDLAPNASLGFASAFQSDASFADNIRTLRFQSHCDVIVDDVIYFAESPFQDGMIARAVNDVTADGALYFSSAGNEGNVADGTSAHWEGDFADSGKTVGKFAGTAHNFAGAAGNQVFEPISDASSAGVPVTLHWSDPLGAASDDYDLYLLDAAGNVVSFSQNVQNGTQDPFEVLSTPLFGGTGLRLAVVKFAGQGRYLSITAFNSRFRDSADGLKAYSTPGAVVGHSSARTAFAVAAAPAGAAFGRPLEPGDPANPAGPFPAAFSGASKAERFSSDGPRRMFYEADGTPITPGNVSSTGGEVRGKPEITAADGVRTSVSGFDPFFGTSAAAPHAAGIAALVLSGNPGLSSSDVRDAFLNTAVDIEAPGTDNLTGAGVVLADKVLAYTGATPQPYAQAQTPTVKTASGGSSLNPGDTAKVTLPVTNIGDGAASSTSVVLTSPTPGVTITPRIKAYGTISPGQTGVNDFTVTVPASQQLGVPVVLAAKVSFVGSLSPVTSTFPLGVGTPSPVAQTFAYTGPAVAIPDNSPLGASVPLVVSGVGPASKVSVSIDGATCTTAEGATTVGIDHTYVADLAGTLVSPSGATATLFQHAGSSANNLCQVVFDDSAAKLFSSVSSVDAPFTGTYKPVNAQTGLNGLGTADGTWTFKAVDNAVGDTGSIRSVSLHVNGFVGAAPAPGQAAGVHQSVSTGPVHPVNALA
- a CDS encoding acVLRF1 family peptidyl-tRNA hydrolase; its protein translation is MAKARQVAGGGRAVEVAPDRLDGWFTRFAERNDGVRTTVLGAREVCVTAGNGVTATATVPFGPLAVTGEREGLAVEPFVAHVLVPRLIALLLVRLGGHSLGLARGGVVVLSRTDRHLVHGRSATGGWSQQRFARRRAGQARTALATAAQDAFEVLVPRLSEVDAVVLGGDRHALDRLRADRRLAPLFARAEPRVLEIAEPRRTVLEDAAEQAISVELVLRER